The following are encoded together in the Pirellulales bacterium genome:
- a CDS encoding phosphoesterase, with the protein MSAVHSEHVLVVPTELLHRLGHFQGFTAEVNRYLGELLNARNTSYRARGEMEEDPSFKQLIPYTIFRHRDAAGRISVFQYTRGKGQGEARLRSKRSVGVGGHISIDDRTSDDAVPYAEGMRRELEEEISIDSPYTEQCVGLINDDETPVGRVHLGVVHVFDVEQPAVRPRESEILEAGFRPVEELLGELDGFETWSQICLRALFA; encoded by the coding sequence CCTGGGCCATTTTCAAGGCTTCACGGCGGAGGTTAATCGCTACCTGGGAGAACTTCTGAACGCAAGGAATACCAGCTACCGCGCGCGCGGAGAAATGGAAGAAGATCCCAGCTTCAAACAACTCATTCCCTACACGATTTTCCGCCATCGAGATGCGGCCGGTCGAATTTCGGTCTTCCAATACACCCGCGGAAAAGGCCAAGGCGAAGCTCGGCTGCGCAGCAAACGCAGCGTCGGCGTCGGTGGGCACATTTCGATCGACGACCGCACGAGCGACGACGCGGTTCCCTATGCCGAAGGCATGCGCCGCGAACTCGAAGAAGAAATTTCCATCGATAGCCCCTACACCGAACAGTGCGTAGGATTGATTAATGACGATGAAACGCCGGTGGGACGCGTGCATTTGGGCGTGGTCCATGTATTCGATGTAGAACAGCCGGCGGTTCGGCCGCGCGAAAGTGAGATACTCGAAGCCGGATTTCGACCCGTTGAGGAATTGCTCGGCGAACTGGACGGCTTCGAAACGTGGTCGCAAATCTGCCTGCGAGCGCTGTTTGCATAA
- a CDS encoding cysteine desulfurase, producing MPPPDSPIYMDNHATTRVDPRVLEAILPYFGENYGNAGSTTHRYGWDAREAVDRARESIATTIGAQPREIVFTSGATESNNLAIRGIAERPSRRGNHLVSVATEHKAVLDVFEFLGHRGLEITLLPVEQAGSPRAGLVAADQVAAAIRDDTAMVSIMLANNEIGVLQPLAEIGDVCRARGVLLHCDATQGVGRIPVDVAKLQVDLLSFSAHKLYGPKGVGALFVRRSSPVVKLMPQIYGGGQENGIRSGTLNVPGIIGFARALELCAEEMPAEQARLASLRTRLYDGLRTQLDGTTLNGPAINQPALRLAGNLNLTFGGVEGQTLLLDMQHRLAVSAGSACTSANPLPSHVLRAIGLPEDAVRSSLRFGLGRFNTAKEVETAIEVVSDSVNRLRKLSSMA from the coding sequence ATGCCGCCTCCAGACTCCCCTATTTACATGGACAACCACGCCACCACGCGGGTCGATCCACGCGTGTTGGAGGCGATATTGCCCTATTTCGGTGAAAATTACGGCAATGCCGGCAGTACGACGCATCGGTATGGATGGGACGCGCGAGAAGCCGTCGATCGAGCGCGAGAATCCATTGCCACCACCATCGGCGCTCAGCCGCGGGAGATTGTCTTCACCAGCGGCGCAACCGAGAGCAACAATTTGGCGATTCGCGGCATTGCCGAGCGACCGAGTCGACGCGGCAATCACCTCGTCAGCGTAGCCACCGAGCACAAGGCCGTGCTCGATGTGTTCGAATTTCTTGGCCACCGCGGCTTGGAAATCACGCTACTGCCAGTCGAGCAAGCGGGTAGTCCGAGGGCAGGGCTCGTGGCGGCAGACCAAGTTGCGGCGGCAATCCGCGATGACACGGCAATGGTATCGATAATGCTCGCCAACAACGAAATCGGCGTCCTTCAACCGCTGGCGGAAATTGGCGATGTTTGCCGCGCGCGGGGCGTGTTGTTGCATTGCGATGCCACGCAGGGCGTCGGCAGAATTCCGGTCGATGTGGCGAAGCTACAAGTCGATCTACTTAGCTTCTCGGCTCACAAGCTCTATGGGCCGAAGGGAGTTGGCGCATTGTTCGTCCGCCGAAGCTCGCCGGTCGTGAAGCTCATGCCGCAGATTTACGGCGGCGGTCAAGAAAATGGCATCCGCAGCGGCACTTTGAATGTGCCAGGCATTATCGGTTTCGCGCGGGCCTTAGAGCTGTGTGCCGAGGAAATGCCTGCCGAGCAGGCGCGGCTGGCGTCTCTGCGAACACGGCTGTACGACGGTTTGCGGACGCAACTCGATGGCACTACGCTCAACGGTCCTGCGATCAATCAACCGGCACTGCGGCTGGCCGGCAATCTCAATTTAACTTTCGGAGGTGTCGAAGGCCAAACCCTATTACTGGACATGCAACATCGGCTGGCTGTTAGCGCAGGCAGTGCATGCACATCGGCCAATCCACTGCCCAGCCATGTGCTCCGGGCGATTGGCCTACCCGAAGACGCCGTCCGCAGCAGCCTTCGCTTCGGCCTGGGCAGGTTCAATACGGCCAAAGAAGTCGAAACGGCCATCGAAGTCGTGTCCGATTCGGTAAACCGCCTCCGCAAACTATCGAGCATGGCGTAG
- a CDS encoding iron-sulfur cluster assembly accessory protein, which produces MAVALTERAAQEVKKIIEEQKFEPTTVLRVGVAGGGCSGFQYSLGFDMNFDEKADSKYDCHGVTLVVDKKSALYLDGTTVDFYEGLEKRGFTFDNPNAVKSCGCGSSFQA; this is translated from the coding sequence ATGGCAGTTGCACTTACTGAACGAGCCGCTCAAGAGGTCAAAAAGATCATCGAGGAACAGAAATTCGAGCCTACGACCGTGCTTCGCGTTGGCGTCGCCGGCGGCGGTTGCAGCGGCTTTCAATATAGCTTGGGATTCGATATGAACTTCGACGAAAAGGCCGACTCGAAATACGACTGCCACGGCGTAACGCTCGTCGTCGATAAGAAGAGTGCCCTGTACCTCGATGGCACCACCGTCGATTTCTACGAGGGCCTCGAAAAGCGCGGCTTCACGTTCGACAACCCGAACGCCGTAAAAAGCTGCGGATGCGGAAGTTCGTTCCAAGCCTAG